TTATGCAGCGTCGCCAATCGCGCTCCTAGGCTCTCTTCAGCCTTAAAGAGATGACGTATGTATGCGGGTGAATAACGCCTTAAGGGTTCGAACACGCAGTCTTCATCGTACCAATCCTTCTGCTCCGCCCACTTCGCCGCGGCGACATTGATTCTGCCGCCTAGCGTATAGATACAGTGGTGTCTTGCCATCCGTGTGGGCAACACACAATCGAACATGTCGATCCCGTGAGATGCAGCGTGCAGAATATCTTTAGGGTGACCAACGCCCATCAGATAGCGAGCTTTGTTTTGCGGCAGCAATGGCGCAGTTAGCTGCACAACGGGATACTGCATTTCTGTGGGTTCACCGACACTAACTCCACCCACGGCAAACCCAGCAAACGGCAACTCACTTAGGAAGGCCGCAGACTCTCGCCGGAGATCTTCATGGACGCCGCCCTGGACGATGCCGAAGACCGCCTGCCCTTCTCTTGCTGCGGCAAGGTTTCTCGGGGCCCAGCGATGCGTCTGGGCCATCGCTAGGGCAGCCTCCTCGCGCGAGCACGGGTACGGCGGGCACACGTCCAGCGCCATGCTGATATCGACCCCCAGCGCCCCCTGAATCTGGATCGAGCGCTCGGGCGACATGAAGAGCTCGCTCCCGTCCAGGTGCGAACGGAACCGAACCCCCTCGTCGCTGAGCGTCCGCTTGTGCGCCAAGCTCATGACCTGGTAGCCGCCGGAGTCCGTTAGGATCGCTCCGCGCCACCCCATGAAGTCGTGTAACCCCCCAAAGCGCTCGATGAGCGATTCGCCGGGGCGAAGCGCCAAGTGATAGGTGTTCGAGAGGACGAGCTCAAACCCGAGGAGTTCGAGCTCTTGGGCAGACAAGGTCTTGACCGTTGCCTGGGTTCCGACCGGCATGAAACACGGAGTCTCGACGGTGCCATGAG
The sequence above is drawn from the Chthonomonas sp. genome and encodes:
- the tgt gene encoding tRNA guanosine(34) transglycosylase Tgt, which translates into the protein MSVHFELLKVCPHTGARRGRLHTPHGTVETPCFMPVGTQATVKTLSAQELELLGFELVLSNTYHLALRPGESLIERFGGLHDFMGWRGAILTDSGGYQVMSLAHKRTLSDEGVRFRSHLDGSELFMSPERSIQIQGALGVDISMALDVCPPYPCSREEAALAMAQTHRWAPRNLAAAREGQAVFGIVQGGVHEDLRRESAAFLSELPFAGFAVGGVSVGEPTEMQYPVVQLTAPLLPQNKARYLMGVGHPKDILHAASHGIDMFDCVLPTRMARHHCIYTLGGRINVAAAKWAEQKDWYDEDCVFEPLRRYSPAYIRHLFKAEESLGARLATLHNMAFYARLIDEIRCAIEEESWPQLLERYRKA